The following are from one region of the Sorghum bicolor cultivar BTx623 chromosome 2, Sorghum_bicolor_NCBIv3, whole genome shotgun sequence genome:
- the LOC8062735 gene encoding F-box protein At3g44326 has protein sequence MIGFGGKEYALRSDRRAATPLVLSIAPSAWTPPPVRLPPTLPPFPAPAATPHARARRTHPPPPLTINNDDDRCCPAFAGDDDGAESATSIEDLPTDVLSLVLRRLDGASMAALGCASAAFRDLAADPAAWRALCLALWPSLRDVPLAATTGGSSPTRSRSPPCRWKHCHSQQRPPAPPRSAKPAASRRCRRVSAVDLRHGGACVMSRAVETDASSAWFLGAPFRVDALTQEGFTLPSPAPIDPADLELSWVWVRPSHLVLALEIFFF, from the coding sequence AGTATTGCGCCCTCCGCCTGGACGCCTCCGCCTGTCCGTCTCCCTCCCACTCTCCCTCCATTTCCTGCCCCCGCGGCCACCCCACACGCACGCGCACGGCGCacgcatccaccaccaccactgacGATCAACAACGACGACGACCGGTGCTGCCCAGCGTTCGCGGGAGACGACGACGGCGCCGAGAGCGCGACGTCCATCGAGGACCTGCCCACGGACGTCCTGTCCCTCGTGCTCCGCCGCCTCGACGGCGCGTCGATGGCCGCGCTCGGCTGCGCGTCCGCCGCCTTCCGCGACCTCGCCGCCGACCCGGCCGCCTGGCGCGCGCTCTGCCTCGCGCTCTGGCCCTCGCTCCGCGACGTGCCTCTTGCTGCGACCACCGGCGGCTCTTCGCCGACGCGTTCCCGTTCCCCGCCGTGCCGCTGGAAGCACTGCCACAGCCAGCAAcgcccgccggcgccgccccgCTCTGCGAAGCCGGCAGCCTCCCGCCGCTGCCGGCGCGTCTCAGCCGTCGACCTCCGGCATGGCGGCGCGTGCGTCATGTCCCGCGCGGTGGAGACGGACGCGTCGTCGGCCTGGTTCCTGGGCGCGCCGTTCCGCGTCGACGCGCTCACGCAGGAGGGCTTCACGTTGCCGTCGCCGGCGCCCATCGACCCCGCGGACCTCGAGCTCAGCTGGGTGTGGGTGCGGCCGTCGCACCTGGTTCTAGCGctggagattttttttttctag
- the LOC8080986 gene encoding dormancy-associated protein homolog 3 isoform X1, translated as MGLLDQLWDDTVAGPRPDSGLGKLRKYASFSPSSSSAAAVPPSPTAEGAAAAGSGSGSGSATPAVTRSITMLRPAALSVITSPRSESSSAPSSPSPASGGAPDSPFGAATTPKGEGWKKLRRKGRMANGGDAPGTPRSPTVYDWVVISSLDR; from the exons ATGGGGCTCCTGGACCAGCTATGGGACGACACGGTGGCCGGGCCGCGCCCGGACTCCGGCCTCGGCAAGCTCCGCAAGTACGCCTCCTTCTCCCCCTCGTCGTCATCCGcggccgccgtgccgccgtcgCCGACCGCAgagggagcggcggcggcgggctccggctccggctccggctccgcgaCGCCCGCCGTGACGCGGAGCATCACCATGCTGCGGCCCGCGGCGCTGTCCGTCATCACCTCGCCGCGCAGCGAGTCCAGCTCCgcgccgtcgtcgccgtcgccggccaGCGGCGGCGCTCCGGACTCGCCCTTCGGCGCAG CGACGACGCCCAAGGGAGAGGGCTGGAAGAAGCTGCGCCGGAAAGGCAGGATGgccaacggcggcgacgccccCGGCACGCCGAGGAGCCCCACCGTCTACGACTG GGTGGTGATCAGTTCGCTGGACCGCTGA
- the LOC8080986 gene encoding dormancy-associated protein homolog 3 isoform X2: protein MGLLDQLWDDTVAGPRPDSGLGKLRKYASFSPSSSSAAAVPPSPTAEGAAAAGSGSGSGSATPAVTRSITMLRPAALSVITSPRSESSSAPSSPSPASGGAPDSPFGAATTPKGEGWKKLRRKGRMANGGDAPGTPRSPTVYDW from the exons ATGGGGCTCCTGGACCAGCTATGGGACGACACGGTGGCCGGGCCGCGCCCGGACTCCGGCCTCGGCAAGCTCCGCAAGTACGCCTCCTTCTCCCCCTCGTCGTCATCCGcggccgccgtgccgccgtcgCCGACCGCAgagggagcggcggcggcgggctccggctccggctccggctccgcgaCGCCCGCCGTGACGCGGAGCATCACCATGCTGCGGCCCGCGGCGCTGTCCGTCATCACCTCGCCGCGCAGCGAGTCCAGCTCCgcgccgtcgtcgccgtcgccggccaGCGGCGGCGCTCCGGACTCGCCCTTCGGCGCAG CGACGACGCCCAAGGGAGAGGGCTGGAAGAAGCTGCGCCGGAAAGGCAGGATGgccaacggcggcgacgccccCGGCACGCCGAGGAGCCCCACCGTCTACGACTGGTGA